A window of Hordeum vulgare subsp. vulgare chromosome 5H, MorexV3_pseudomolecules_assembly, whole genome shotgun sequence genomic DNA:
atgtagatataaTCTCTGtacatgtgcatctcctagattgatctaggtgagcgtaggattttttttttgtttcccatgcaacgttccccaacagtggcatcatgagctaggtctattcgtagatgacatcatgagtagaacacaaaggagtttgtgggtgttgatattcagattgttgctttccttagtcttttcttgattcagcggtattgtgggatgaagcggcccggaccaactttacttgtcCACGAACAAGAGactttccatcgactgacatgtaactttgttgcataagatggctggcatgtgtgtgtctctcctaccttagttgaatcagattcaataaagacggtccttgtagaaggttaaatatcaacttacatatcaccgttgtggttttgcgtaggtaagaatcgttcttgctagatacccatagcagccacgtaaaacatgcaacaacaaattagagaacgtctaacttgtttttgcacggtatgttgtgatatgatatggccaaagacatgatgttatatatttgatttatgagatgattatgttctaataattaatatcgacttgcatggcgATGCAtaaggcaaccggcaggagccatagagttgtctttaattattgtatgacctgcgtgtcaatcattaagcgctatgtaatgctttactttatcgttaaATGGTAGCAATGgtagtagaagcatggttggagcgacaaccttgatggcaacacgatgatggatatcgtgatggtggagatcatggtatcatgccggtgacggtggagaccatgccggtgctttggagatggacatcaaaagcacaagttagtggccatatcatgtcacttatgattttcatgtgatgttaatctttttatgcaccttgcttcacttaggacgacggtagcattataaggtgacctctcactaaaatttcagataaaaattgtgttctcctcgagtgtgcaccgttgcaaaaatTCAtcttttcgaagcaccacgtgatgatcgggtgtgatagactctacgttcgcatacaacgggtgcaagcaagttttgcacatgcggaacacttgggttaaacttgacgagcctagcatgtataggcatggcctcggaacacaagataccgaaagatcgaacatgagtcatatagtagatatgatcaacatgtagaTGTTCATCATtggaaccacctcatctcacgtgatgatcggtcttggattggtgaatttggatcatgtatcactcgaatgactaaagggatgttaatttgagtgagagtttttaatgatatgattaactaaactcattatcttgaacaatagtctaagtaatctttgcaaaattatgtTTTAGATCAATGGCTCGTACAATAGCACCCGGACATGCGCTGGGGGCGTCCACCGGCGACGGCGGGGGAAGGGGGGGAAGGGGGCGGCCGAAGGGAAGGGGGCGCGCGCCACCCTGGCCACTTCCCGAGGAGGCGGCGCAAGggcggatccgggaggaggggagaggggagaaggGGGAGGGGCGACCGGCGGCCGGCCATGGCGGGGAGTCCTTAGGCAGGCCGACGGCGGCAGGAGGACGGGAGcggaagaggaaccctagcggGAGGAACCGGCTAGCGCTTTCCACAACTAtgattgtagatgctctaatataGTCGTACGTGGCTTGTGTTGCATGGTGTAGATTTAATGCATGGAATTTGAGTTCGTCAAAATACAGAATTCCTTTTTTGAATGCATCCACAAACATATGAGGGGTTTCTCATTTTTTTGATATGCAGCCGCTCCAAAGGGGAAACGGGCTACGCCGTGCTGAAGATGCCCTAACAATCCTCATGATGACCACAACCTTAACCATACTCGTACTCGATGACCAGAGTGCTTGGAAGCTGGAGCCAGCTCATTTCTAACCAAACAAACATCCCAGCGGCGATAGACCGAAGCAGAAGTGTCCGAGGCTGCTTTCTGAATAAGCGGCCAGTTTGGTCAGCCGCGCACGAACTATCATATTCGACGCAGAATGTGCTGCCGCTACTAACTCCACAGCATTTTGTCAAACGGGGCATTGCCACCCGCCACTGACAAGAATTCCGTTTAGCCAGCTTACATGAAGCCAAGATTTGAGGCGCTTCTAAATAGTCACCAGGTAACATGGTCCTCAACTtcgttggcgcctgtccttgaaccTTCTGCCCAAGCCCTGGCGCCGAGGGCGGCTTTGAGTGGAGTACACAACCAACAGATCATCATCACGTCCGTCTCTATAGCCAGAGGAGAATAAATTCCCTCAACAACCATCCCCTCTCTTGATTTCCGAGAACTTTCCCCAGCCCCACTCTTTAACTCCTCTGCATTTCATCCACTCCTAAAACTACAAACTGCCAATTTATGAGTCAAAAATGCTAAACATACAAAGGCTTACCAAAGATTACACGTTGACTATGAGTAGTAGGAGCAGATCGATCGTGGTCAAAAGCGGACCTCGTGTCAGCGCTGCTGGCCCAGTTCCAGTAACGGTTACGGAGGGACTCCCGTCAAACTGAAACCCCCGAGCAGCTGAGAGTTGAGACTTGAGGCAGAGGAAAGAGGAAACAGCGAGCGAGAGCGAGTGAGCGCAGCGGCGAGGCGGAGGAAAGAGGAAACAGCGAGAATCGGGGCGGGGGAAAGCCGCCGAGGAAAAAGGCTCGCTGGCTTGCAAAAGGCGCCGTTTTTAAAGCGGAAAGGGGAGGAGAGGCAAGGAGAGCAGTCCTTCTCTCTTCTCTGCCCCCCGCTCGCCTCTCTGCCACCTCCTTTCTGCCGCTCCGCCCGAAAGAGAGAGGAAGTTTTCGCCTCGGGATGCCGCCGCCGGCCTCTTTTCTTTCCGCTGCTAGTTGATCCCTTCTTGCAACGACTGGCCTCCTCCTCTCGAGCTTGCTTCTCTTCCCTTCCCTTCTCTTCCCTTTCCTTGTAGcgagggagaaggaaggaggaagagcgtAAGGTGGCTTTCTCGGGAGATAGATTCCATTCCTctcattggaggaggaggaggagtagtggGGAATTGGGTAGCTAGGCCAGATCAATTGCTTTCTCTCGATTCTCCTCGCCTTTTCTCCCCGACTTTTCTCTCCCGtggttggttggttggttggttgTTCCTTGCTTGCGAGGGGGTTCTTGCGTCAGTCAGTCAGTCCTCTGTTCCTGCGCGAGTGGTGAGTGAAGTGGCGAGCCTGGTTTCTTGGTAGATCGGAGCcggaaagggaggaggaggaggaagatggcagCCGCGCCGCCGCCCAAGGCCGACGAGCTGCAGCCGCACCCGCCCAAGGAGCAGCTGCCCAGCGTCTCCTTCTGCATCACCAGCCCGCCGCCATGGCGTACGTGCTCTCTGCTCTGCTTCACCCTTTTGATTTTGCTCTTTAAAAGCTTCCCTCACTCCCCCGTGCCTGTCCTTCACTGTCCTCAATTCTTTCTCGTACTTGCTGTTTCATACATGTCCaggctttctttctttctttcccgCTGCATATGTGTGCTGATTATCGACCTGTTCTTGTTGTTAGCGGTGCACATCAGTCTcttcatatcatattttcacTAGGGCCTAAAGTTTTCCGTATTTTTTATTGGGAACAAATTCTTTTGCTTAACCAGTCTGGAAGATTCCTCGATCTTGAATTTATTTACAATGAAAAGGCCTTTCAGTTGCACATCTTTTTATGCAATTGATATATTACTAGTATAGTAGTACTACTCATACTCAAATAGTACTGTATGTTGATGTTTATCTTGTGCTTGTGATCTTGTACTATGCAGCCGAGGCCGTGATTCTAGGATTTCAGCATTTCATAGTCATGCTGGGCACCACCGTCATCATACCAAGCGCGCTTGTTCCTCAAATGGGAGGTGGAAATGTGAGCCCTCCTCAACTCTTTATTTCCTCTCGTTTATTCGCATGAATTCCGTATCTCTGAACAAGGAGACGCTCACTGAATTAATTTCTGTCAGGAGGAGAAAGCTCGGGTAATCCAGACGCTCCTGTTCGTGGCCGGCATAAACACCTTGCTGCAAACCTTCTTCGGGTCTCGCCTCCCCGTCGTGATGGGCGGCTCCTACACCTTTGTCGCGCCGACCATCTCCATCATATTGGCCGGACGCTATGACAACGAGGCAGACCCTCACGAGGTACTTCTCACTGCCCACTGACCGGCCTTCTCATTAATTTGCGAGTTCTTGCAGGAAAAGCTAATGGATTTGTGTtgctgtcctcaagaaattcctaCGGACGATGAGGGGGACACAAGGCGCTCTCATCATCGCGTCCACGATCCAGATCATCCTTGGCTTCAGCGGCCTCTGGCGCAATGTTGTCAAGTTAGTCCGGTCTTCAGCCTCTCTTCGCCGGATTATAGTAGTACAAGTTCTCTTAGTACTGCACTGTAGCGTTTCAGCTTGTGCAGTTAAGGGTTGAGTTAACTAACTATTCTGCATGATTCCTGTGCAGATTGCTGAGCCCATTATCTGCAGTTCCTCTTGTTTCACTTGTCGGATTTGGGCTTTATGAGCTTGGCTTTCCAGCGGTTAGTTTTGCTCCATCACTTGCTTATTTCCCCCTGCTTCTAGTATCTTCTTGGAATATAGTGAATGAAAGGCACATGATGAAATACAGGTAGCCAAGTGCGTGGAAATCGGTCTTCCAGAGCTCATCCTAATGGTCGCATTTTCTCAGGTACTGCAACATTTTACGAACTTTTGACTGACCAGATCAATGTTTTTAAATGGTTTTCAGCGAGTTAATGATGTAAGTACTGATCATGTTTGTTTCCTGTGCAGTATTTGCCTCATGTGCTGCATTCTGGGAAGGGCGTCTTTGGCCGGTTTTCTGTTCTTTTCACCGTTTCGATCGTGTGGCTCTACGCATACATCCTCACAATCAGTGGCGCCTACAAGAACGTCAGGCCGAAGACGCAGGCGCATTGCCGCGTCGATCGCTCGGGGCTTATCGGAGGAGCTCCATGGTAGGGTCCCAGGAAAccatatttttttataaaatgtattctgattctgatgccATTCCTAAGGAAGGTGTTGCCTGAAATCTGGTTGCAGGATAAGCGTTCCATATCCGTTTCAGTGGGGGGCTCCTACATTCGATGCTGGAGAATGTTTTGCAATGATGATGACTTCATTCATTGCTATTGTAGAGGTTTGTCTGCAATATTTACCCTAGAATAGGAATCAGATGCTATACATTCAGTCATACTAATAAGGTGGTAATG
This region includes:
- the LOC123395765 gene encoding nucleobase-ascorbate transporter 6-like; the protein is MAAAPPPKADELQPHPPKEQLPSVSFCITSPPPWPEAVILGFQHFIVMLGTTVIIPSALVPQMGGGNEEKARVIQTLLFVAGINTLLQTFFGSRLPVVMGGSYTFVAPTISIILAGRYDNEADPHEKFLRTMRGTQGALIIASTIQIILGFSGLWRNVVKLLSPLSAVPLVSLVGFGLYELGFPAVAKCVEIGLPELILMVAFSQYLPHVLHSGKGVFGRFSVLFTVSIVWLYAYILTISGAYKNVRPKTQAHCRVDRSGLIGGAPWISVPYPFQWGAPTFDAGECFAMMMTSFIAIVESTGAFIAASRYASATMIPPSIVSRGIGWQGIGILLDSFFGTANGTSVAVENVGLLAVTHVGSRRVVQISAGFMIFFAVLGKFGALFASIPLPIFAGMYCVFFAYVGACGLSFLQFCNLNSFRTKFILGFSFFIGISVPQYFNEYASVSGHGPVHTGARWFNDMINVPFSNKPFVAGLVAYFLDNTMHLHQSAVRKDRGYHWWDKFRSFKKDARSEEFYSLPFNLNKFFPSV